One Pseudomonadota bacterium DNA window includes the following coding sequences:
- a CDS encoding DUF3106 domain-containing protein, translating into MKTLTRLIVAVIIATLSVTSQAQTWDELSDAQQDVLARYAQSWDEIPEARRQRLALGAERWLGMDTEQRGVMANRFERWQSLSPERKQRLLDRLEAFRELSPEQRREMRERYRQFQRLSPEQRQRLRKRFRELSPEQRQRALKKMRQRARAKRNR; encoded by the coding sequence ATGAAAACCCTGACCCGGCTGATCGTAGCCGTAATCATCGCGACCCTTTCGGTCACCAGCCAGGCACAAACCTGGGATGAATTGTCCGACGCGCAACAGGACGTACTGGCGCGCTATGCTCAATCCTGGGATGAGATCCCCGAAGCCAGACGTCAGCGTCTGGCGCTGGGCGCTGAGCGATGGCTTGGTATGGACACCGAACAGCGAGGAGTGATGGCAAACCGGTTTGAGCGCTGGCAGAGTCTGTCGCCGGAGCGCAAACAGCGTTTGCTTGATCGGCTCGAAGCGTTTCGCGAGCTGTCGCCTGAGCAGCGCCGTGAGATGCGTGAGCGTTATAGACAGTTCCAGAGACTCTCTCCGGAGCAACGCCAACGGCTGCGCAAGCGCTTTCGCGAGCTCTCGCCGGAGCAACGACAACGCGCACTGAAGAAAATGCGACAGCGCGCACGAGCCAAACGCAATCGATAG